From Ictidomys tridecemlineatus isolate mIctTri1 chromosome 2, mIctTri1.hap1, whole genome shotgun sequence, the proteins below share one genomic window:
- the LOC101954302 gene encoding putative G-protein coupled receptor 141 — MEMINTTALPNVSNMDLDHCDAYCRTILITLYSVVFLGGTIGTVIMSCMMFKRNSQSVIAIIIFNIMVLHSILLVSLPFRLSYYLSVIWELGTFACRVVSSIIYWHMYFSFVFYIVIVIFRLLIYFKKLQTQQLQKYHAVVLSIIIWMVGSLIFLPIFFLQYGTDPSYSGKQRCFEFYRDLSCRQIIIMNYSMIVIMMTTVVILFLIQMAVILQLVKALWPDMWAHQEYRAQIKSFFFLLVILICFIPHHAFRVYFIQNYSGREDSKLVLYNEICIALTTVCCLDMLCFIGGVIH; from the coding sequence ATGGAGATGATCAATACCACTGCTTTGCCAAATGTCTCAAACATGGACCTCGACCACTGTGATGCATATTGCAGGACGATTCTGATAACACTCTACAGCGTGGTTTTCCTGGGAGGCACTATTGGAACAGTTATAATGTCATGCATGATGTTCAAGAGGAATAGTCAGTCAGTGATTGCCATCATCATCTTCAATATCATGGTGCTGCACTCTATCCTCCTGGTCAGCCTTCCGTTCCGCCTCAGCTATTACCTGTCAGTCATCTGGGAGCTGGGAACCTTTGCCTGCCGAGTGGTTAGCAGCATCATATACTGGCATATGTACTTCTCCTTTGTTTTCTATATAGTTATTGTTATATTCCGATTactcatctattttaaaaaactccAGACACAACAATTACAAAAGTACCATGCGGTAGTCTTAAGCATAATTATTTGGATGGTGGGTAGCCTTATTtttttgccaatattttttttacaatatgGCACAGATCCAAGTTACTCAGGAAAACAGAGATGCTTTGAGTTCTACAGAGATCTCAGCTGCAGGCAAATCATTATCATGAACTACTCTATGATTGTCATTATGATGACAACAGTTGTCATCCTCTTTTTGATACAGATGGCTGTCATCCTTCAGCTGGTGAAGGCTCTCTGGCCTGACATGTGGGCCCATCAAGAATATAGAGCCCAAATTAagagttttttctttctcctagTCATACTCATCTGTTTCATACCCCACCATGCATTTCGGGTATACTTTATTCAAAATTATTCGGGGAGAGAAGATTCTAAGTTAGTTCTTTACAATGAAATTTGTATTGCTTTAACGACTGTCTGTTGCCTGGACATGCTGTGTTTTATAGGTGGAGTTATCCACTAA
- the Gpr141 gene encoding putative G-protein coupled receptor 141, which translates to MAGYNISRNSSCDPILTPHLTWLYFVVLIGGLTGVISILFLLVKMNTRSVTTTAVVNLVVVHSVFLLTVPFRLSYLIKETWTFGLPFCKFVSAMLHIHMYLTFLFYLVILVIRYLIFFKRQDKVEFYRKLHAVAASSGMWLLVIVIVVPLVISQYGNNEEYNENHCFNFHKELGHEYVQVINYIIVIIVITTAVILLVFQIFITISMVRKLSHSLLSHQEFWAQLKNLFFIGIILICFLPYQFFRIYYLHVVAQNKGCNNNVAFYNEIFLSVTAISCCDLLLFVLGGSHWFKQKIIDLWNCLLCR; encoded by the coding sequence ATGGCTGGTTACAATATCTCCAGGAACTCCTCTTGTGATCCTATACTGACTCCTCATTTAACCTGGCTCTACTTTGTAGTGCTCATTGGCGGACTGACAGGTGTCATCTCCATTTTGTTCCTGCTGGTGAAAATGAATACCCGGTCCGTGACGACCACAGCAGTCGTTAACCTGGTGGTGGTCCACAGTGTTTTTCTGCTGACAGTACCTTTCCGCTTGTCCTACCTCATCAAGGAGACTTGGACATTTGGATTGCCCTTCTGCAAATTTGTGAGTGCCATGCTGCACATCCACATGTACCTCACCTTCCTCTTCTACCTGGTGATCCTGGTTATCAGGTACCTCATCTTCTTCAAGCGCCAGGACAAAGTGGAATTCTACAGAAAACTACATGCGGTTGCTGCCAGTTCAGGCATGTGGCTTTTGGTGATTGTTATTGTGGTACCCCTGGTCATTTCTCAGTATGGAAATAATGAGGAGTACAATGAAAACCACTGTTTTAATTTCCATAAGGAACTTGGTCATGAGTATGTGCAAGTCATCAATTACATAATAGTCATTATTGTCATAACCACTGCAGTGATTCTCTTGGTCTTCCAGATCTTCATCACTATATCCATGGTGCGGAAGCTAAGCCACTCCTTACTGTCCCACCAGGAGTTCTGGGCTCAGCTGAAGAATCTATTCTTCATAGGCATCatccttatttgttttcttccctaCCAGTTCTTCAGGATCTATTACTTGCATGTTGTGGCACAAAACAAGGGCTGCAATAACAATGTTGCATTTTACAACGAAATCTTCCTGAGCGTCACAGCCATTAGCTGCTGTGATTTACTGCTCTTTGTTCTAGGGGGAAGCCATTGGTTTAAGCAAAAGATAATTGATCTATGGAATTGCCTTTTGTGCCGTTAG